The Pelodiscus sinensis isolate JC-2024 chromosome 5, ASM4963464v1, whole genome shotgun sequence genome includes a region encoding these proteins:
- the CLDN22 gene encoding claudin-22, which yields MALVYRTMMQLSGILFSLLGWVLSCLTTYLPQWKNLNLELNELEIWTMGLWQACVVQEEGGMQCKDFDSFLALPPELRISRILMFVSNGLGLLGLLLSGFGLDCLKIGESQQELKKRLLLLGGILFWISGITAIIPVSWVAHTTVQEFWDENIPDIVPRWDFGEALFLGWFAGFCLVLGGSLLNCTGSSTEVHLSSAHYTVAEMQDYCQHLETENSPENLGV from the coding sequence ATGGCTTTAGTCTACAGAACTATGATGCAATTAAGTGGTATTTTATTCTCTTTGTTGGGATGGGTTCTGTCCTGTCTCACAACCTATTTACCCCAGTGGAAAAATCTCAATTTAGAATTAAATGAATTGGAGATCTGGACCATGGGACTCTGGCAAGCTTGTGTTGTCcaagaggaagggggaatgcaaTGTAAGGATTTTGATTCTTTCTTGGCTTTGCCTCCAGAGCTGAGAATTTCTAGGATTTTAATGTTTGTTTCAAATGGATTAGGACTTTTGGGCCTCCTGCTTTCAGGTTTTGGGTTGGACTGTTTGAAGATCGGTGAAAGCCAACAGGAACTAAAGAAACGGCTATTACTGCTTGGAGGAATACTCTTCTGGATATCAGGAATTACAGCCATAATCCCTGTCTCTTGGGTTGCTCACACTACAGTCCAGGAATTTTGGGACGAGAATATCCCAGATATTGTTCCCAGGTGGGATTTTGGGGAAGCACTATTTCTTGGCTGGTTTGCTGGATTTTGTCTTGTACTAGGAGGATCACTACTTAATTGCACTGGTTCTTCAACTGAAGTCCATCTATCCTCAGCCCATTACACAGTAGCAGAAATGCAAGATTACTGTCAACACTTGGAAACTGAAAATAGTCCTGAAAATCTAGGAGTTTAA